A single genomic interval of Spirosoma linguale DSM 74 harbors:
- a CDS encoding Xylose isomerase domain protein TIM barrel (PFAM: Xylose isomerase domain protein TIM barrel~KEGG: mlo:mll1734 hypothetical protein): MKPFSRRTFLQSSALLASSALLPSYLPLVRTAPKPLRLGGPIFLKSNDPDELAREHRRLQYSAAYVPTVDLTDTNRIETIRKAFAAQNVLIAEVGAWVNMLDQDAEKRRKNLAYVTDRLALAEAVGARVCVNIGGSFSPTNWDGPDARDLSKEYFDATVENCRKVIDAVKPKRAKFALEMMGWSLPDGPDSYLKFIKAIDRPAFGAHVDIANIINSPTRFFANTALINETFQKLGRWIISAHAKDIAPKDGHFMETMPGRGRLDYATYIRNVTSLPQEVPLMLEHLRTAEEYDEARAFVIKKATEIQVPLA; encoded by the coding sequence ATGAAACCGTTTTCCCGTCGCACCTTTTTGCAGTCGTCGGCGCTCCTGGCGAGCAGCGCCCTACTGCCCTCCTATCTGCCGCTTGTCCGCACAGCCCCGAAACCCTTACGACTTGGCGGCCCTATTTTCCTGAAAAGCAACGACCCCGACGAGCTGGCGCGCGAACATCGACGGCTGCAATACAGTGCGGCCTATGTCCCCACGGTCGACCTAACCGATACGAACAGAATTGAGACAATAAGAAAGGCATTTGCTGCTCAGAATGTGCTTATCGCCGAGGTGGGTGCGTGGGTGAACATGCTGGATCAGGACGCCGAAAAACGGCGCAAAAACCTCGCGTACGTTACCGACCGGCTCGCCCTGGCCGAAGCCGTTGGCGCGCGGGTTTGTGTCAACATCGGCGGGTCGTTTAGCCCCACCAACTGGGATGGCCCCGACGCGCGCGACCTGAGCAAAGAATACTTCGATGCCACAGTCGAAAACTGCCGTAAGGTCATTGACGCCGTAAAACCAAAACGCGCCAAATTTGCGCTCGAAATGATGGGATGGAGCTTGCCCGACGGTCCCGACTCTTACCTCAAATTCATTAAAGCGATTGACCGTCCGGCTTTTGGCGCACACGTAGACATTGCCAATATTATCAATAGCCCGACGCGTTTTTTCGCCAATACGGCCCTTATCAATGAAACCTTCCAGAAATTAGGCCGCTGGATTATCTCAGCTCACGCCAAAGACATTGCCCCGAAAGATGGCCATTTTATGGAGACCATGCCGGGTCGCGGCCGACTGGATTATGCCACCTACATTCGTAATGTTACGTCCTTACCTCAGGAAGTTCCGCTGATGCTGGAGCACTTACGTACTGCGGAAGAATATGACGAAGCCAGGGCCTTTGTTATAAAGAAGGCGACAGAGATTCAGGTTCCGTTGGCGTAA
- a CDS encoding conserved hypothetical protein (PFAM: conserved hypothetical protein~KEGG: xcc:XCC2893 hypothetical protein), with the protein MNRRTFIQQSAGASAGLMAGQSLWAAPAADFPVVRTAAAQRNFTSSAVEQTIQRMHKTIRDPELAWLFENCFPNTLDTTVQVSTSNGQPDTFVITGDIDAMWLRDSTAQVWPYLPLIKQDKPLQQLIAGVIRRQSLCIRRDPYANAFYADASKEGEWKKDVTAMKPGLHERKWELDSLCYAIRLGYHYWKTTGDTSPFDADWLQAMQLVLQTCREQQRKTSRGPYKFSRETSWSTDTVPGDGYGNPTRPIGLINSIFRPSDDATVFPFYVPSNWFAVVSLRQLATMVDQIRPTPALAAGCRALADEVERALKQYAIYTHPKYGKMYAMEVDGYGNHLLQDDANVPNLLALPYLGAMPASDPIYKNTRRFVLSPDNPYFFKGKAAEGVGSPHTLVNNIWTMSLTMRALTSTDDQEILAQLRLLKKTHAGTGFMHESFNQDDPAKFTRKWFAWANTLFGELILKVANERPQLLDKVL; encoded by the coding sequence ATGAATCGTCGTACGTTTATCCAACAATCTGCCGGGGCAAGTGCTGGCCTGATGGCTGGTCAGTCACTTTGGGCCGCACCAGCCGCCGACTTTCCCGTTGTTCGGACAGCAGCCGCTCAGCGCAATTTCACCAGCTCGGCTGTAGAGCAGACCATCCAGCGAATGCATAAAACTATTCGCGACCCGGAACTGGCCTGGCTTTTCGAGAACTGCTTTCCCAATACCCTCGATACCACCGTGCAGGTGAGTACCAGCAATGGCCAACCCGATACGTTTGTCATTACCGGCGACATCGACGCTATGTGGCTGCGCGACAGTACGGCGCAGGTATGGCCCTATTTGCCGCTCATTAAGCAGGATAAACCCTTGCAGCAACTGATTGCGGGGGTTATCCGTCGGCAATCCCTGTGCATTCGGCGCGACCCCTACGCCAACGCCTTTTATGCCGATGCCAGCAAAGAGGGCGAATGGAAGAAAGACGTGACAGCCATGAAACCCGGTCTGCACGAACGAAAGTGGGAACTCGATTCGCTTTGCTACGCCATCCGGCTGGGTTATCACTACTGGAAAACGACCGGCGATACCAGCCCATTCGATGCCGACTGGCTACAGGCCATGCAACTCGTTTTGCAGACCTGCCGGGAGCAGCAACGTAAAACCAGCAGAGGGCCTTATAAATTCAGCCGCGAAACGTCCTGGTCGACAGATACCGTGCCGGGCGATGGCTACGGGAATCCAACGCGTCCGATTGGGTTGATAAACAGCATCTTCCGCCCGTCTGACGATGCAACGGTTTTTCCGTTTTATGTACCCTCGAACTGGTTTGCAGTGGTGTCGCTTCGGCAACTGGCTACGATGGTCGATCAGATTCGGCCCACGCCTGCACTGGCTGCCGGTTGCCGGGCTTTGGCCGATGAAGTGGAACGGGCGCTGAAACAGTACGCCATTTATACGCACCCCAAATACGGGAAGATGTACGCCATGGAAGTAGATGGGTACGGAAATCACCTGCTTCAGGACGACGCCAACGTGCCCAACTTACTGGCTTTGCCGTATCTGGGTGCCATGCCCGCCAGCGATCCGATCTATAAAAATACCCGTCGCTTTGTGCTCAGTCCGGACAACCCGTATTTCTTCAAAGGAAAAGCGGCCGAGGGTGTCGGCAGTCCGCACACGCTGGTCAACAACATCTGGACTATGAGCCTGACCATGCGCGCACTCACTTCCACCGACGATCAGGAGATTCTGGCGCAGCTTCGGCTGCTGAAGAAAACCCATGCAGGCACGGGCTTCATGCACGAATCTTTCAACCAGGACGACCCCGCTAAATTCACCCGAAAGTGGTTTGCCTGGGCCAATACCCTCTTCGGCGAACTGATCCTGAAAGTGGCTAACGAACGTCCGCAGCTGTTGGATAAAGTCCTGTGA
- a CDS encoding PKD domain containing protein (PFAM: PKD domain containing protein; Carbohydrate binding family 6; cytochrome c class I~SMART: PKD domain containing protein~KEGG: sde:Sde_0722 Crp/FNR family transcriptional regulator) → MTWLPTSLRQSVRIFGFAGLSLALYACLNNQKTISQNTKSPVSSVAPANGAASNEAQPKPAPAGPKRVLVFSKTKGWKHTSIPFGIAALQKMGRENAFRVDTTKNADYFNDDSLRHYTAVVFLSTTGNVLNQKQQAAFERYIQAGGGYMGIHAAADTEYDWPWYNKLAGGYFASHPSNSNVRKATVDVTDKNHASTAHLPDHWERTDEWYNYRSLYADLTVVANLDESTYDGGINGSNHPIAWYHEFDGGRAYYTGGGHEDSSFSEPLFVQHLLGALNWVMGSGKPLDYSKAYATVTPEENRFVKTVLVNDLNEPMELAVAPDGRVFFTERSGNLSVYNNQTNKSQLVHRFDVPTKAGHGVQGITLDPNFAANHFLYVYYSPQFTQEPFYNLSRFVVKDDNTLDLASEKILLTVPSIDQPGSHHGGSLAFDKEGNLYLSTGDHTNPFPSNGYAPIDARPDHLAADARGTAANTNDLRGKILRIRPLPDGTYTIPEGNLFPKGMAQTKPEIYTMGLRNPYRIALNPKSSVLYWGEIGPDAGKDSSTLGPRGYDEFNQAKKAGNFGWPLFIGNSQPYGDLDFATNAVGPRFDPKAPVNNSSKNTGLKNLPPTNPAMIWYPYAASKEFPELGQGGRSAMAGEFYTYDQNSPSKNKFPDYYNSALFIFDWMRNWVMAVRVDKDDNYIRSEPFMAAQGDFRRPIDLAFSKDGIMYMLEYGSVYGADNDDARLVKIEYNTGNRPPIARASVIDSVAAAQHNARSYLTSDGRNAPVLREAIGLAPLRVKFAGRGTDLDDDDEVTYQWLFDGKTVASTKPMATYTYTQPGVYNAILKVTDKMGQVGMDTISVKVGNAKPEVAIVTPDNKSFFWENKPFTYAVKVADQEDKKIDPKRIKVLYEYSAQPNGAPMTAPQQGHQEVAQLSGGSLGKTLVAGSDCKACHTIDKPSVGPTFLAVADRYKGQAGSVERLARKIIEGGGGNWSKDHLMSAHPQIPVQDAQEMVKYIFSLTDARKQKAVPLQGTLALNEHKPEDTRGQYTLLATYTDKGTKSVGPLTSSEVVTLRNATVKTLNADAYVGFPRFGSRLSAGSNKAYVLLKDIDMTTIKSLTYDYSSLNKDGEIEVRLDSYAGPVVSRASYKATGDWKTTNQVTGTLNKPFTGRHDVYVVVVKWSKPNNDIIQLNSIRFNQ, encoded by the coding sequence ATGACCTGGTTACCAACCTCCCTCCGGCAGTCAGTCCGTATTTTTGGCTTTGCCGGACTTAGTCTGGCTTTGTATGCCTGCCTGAACAATCAAAAAACGATTTCCCAAAACACTAAATCACCGGTTTCATCGGTGGCTCCTGCCAATGGAGCAGCCAGTAATGAAGCCCAGCCCAAACCGGCTCCGGCCGGCCCGAAACGGGTGCTGGTCTTCTCGAAAACGAAAGGCTGGAAACACACGTCCATTCCGTTCGGGATTGCAGCTCTCCAGAAGATGGGCCGGGAAAATGCGTTCCGGGTCGATACGACCAAGAATGCCGACTATTTTAACGACGACAGTCTGCGGCACTACACCGCCGTTGTGTTTCTGAGTACAACCGGCAATGTGCTGAACCAGAAGCAGCAGGCCGCTTTTGAGCGGTATATTCAAGCCGGTGGCGGGTACATGGGCATCCATGCCGCAGCCGACACCGAATATGACTGGCCGTGGTATAACAAACTCGCAGGCGGCTACTTTGCCAGCCACCCCAGCAATTCCAACGTCCGCAAAGCCACGGTGGATGTAACAGACAAAAATCACGCATCCACCGCCCATCTGCCCGATCATTGGGAGCGCACCGACGAATGGTACAATTACCGATCGCTCTACGCTGACCTGACGGTGGTGGCCAATCTGGACGAAAGCACCTACGATGGCGGCATCAACGGCAGCAACCACCCCATTGCCTGGTACCATGAGTTCGATGGTGGGCGCGCTTACTATACCGGTGGTGGACACGAAGATTCGAGTTTCAGCGAACCGCTTTTTGTGCAGCACCTGCTGGGTGCCCTGAACTGGGTTATGGGCAGCGGCAAACCGCTCGACTACAGCAAAGCTTATGCGACGGTTACACCCGAAGAAAACCGGTTTGTCAAAACGGTGCTGGTCAATGACCTGAATGAGCCGATGGAGCTGGCCGTTGCGCCCGATGGCCGGGTGTTTTTCACCGAACGAAGCGGTAATCTGTCGGTCTACAATAACCAGACCAACAAAAGCCAGCTGGTGCATCGCTTCGATGTTCCCACCAAAGCGGGGCATGGCGTGCAGGGAATTACCCTCGACCCAAACTTTGCGGCCAACCACTTTCTGTATGTCTATTATTCCCCTCAATTTACGCAGGAGCCATTCTACAACCTGTCGCGCTTTGTAGTGAAGGATGACAACACGCTTGATCTGGCTTCCGAGAAAATCCTGCTGACGGTGCCGAGTATCGACCAGCCGGGTTCGCACCACGGCGGTTCGCTGGCGTTCGACAAAGAAGGCAACCTGTACCTGTCGACCGGCGACCATACTAACCCTTTCCCGTCCAACGGCTACGCGCCCATCGACGCCCGCCCCGACCACCTGGCCGCCGATGCACGGGGAACGGCTGCCAACACCAACGATTTGCGGGGTAAGATCCTGCGGATTCGTCCGTTGCCCGACGGTACTTACACCATTCCCGAAGGAAATCTATTCCCCAAAGGAATGGCCCAGACCAAGCCCGAAATTTACACCATGGGCCTGCGGAATCCGTACCGTATTGCCCTTAACCCGAAATCGTCGGTCCTGTACTGGGGAGAAATTGGTCCCGATGCCGGAAAAGACAGCAGCACCCTCGGCCCGCGTGGGTATGACGAATTTAACCAGGCGAAAAAGGCCGGTAACTTCGGCTGGCCGCTGTTCATTGGCAACAGTCAGCCGTATGGCGATCTGGATTTTGCGACCAATGCCGTTGGCCCCCGTTTCGACCCGAAAGCACCGGTCAACAACTCGTCTAAGAATACAGGATTAAAAAACCTGCCGCCCACCAATCCGGCCATGATCTGGTATCCCTACGCGGCTTCGAAAGAGTTCCCGGAGCTGGGGCAGGGTGGCCGCAGCGCGATGGCGGGTGAGTTTTATACCTACGACCAGAATTCTCCGTCGAAAAACAAATTCCCGGACTACTACAATAGTGCCCTGTTCATTTTCGACTGGATGCGCAACTGGGTCATGGCCGTTCGTGTCGATAAAGATGATAATTACATTCGTAGCGAGCCGTTTATGGCCGCTCAGGGCGATTTCCGGCGACCGATCGACCTGGCCTTTAGCAAAGACGGTATTATGTATATGCTGGAGTACGGCTCGGTCTATGGTGCTGATAACGACGACGCCCGACTGGTAAAGATCGAGTATAATACCGGCAACCGCCCGCCAATTGCCCGCGCCAGCGTGATTGATTCTGTAGCTGCGGCCCAGCATAATGCCCGCTCCTACCTCACCTCCGACGGCCGTAATGCGCCCGTGCTTCGTGAAGCCATTGGGCTGGCTCCGTTGCGGGTGAAGTTCGCCGGGCGCGGCACCGACCTCGACGACGATGATGAAGTTACCTATCAATGGCTGTTCGACGGCAAAACGGTGGCGTCTACCAAACCCATGGCAACTTACACCTACACGCAGCCCGGCGTGTACAACGCCATTCTGAAAGTGACCGATAAAATGGGGCAGGTGGGCATGGACACTATTTCAGTAAAAGTGGGCAATGCCAAACCAGAAGTAGCCATTGTCACACCAGATAACAAGTCGTTCTTCTGGGAGAATAAGCCCTTCACCTATGCCGTGAAAGTGGCCGATCAGGAAGATAAAAAAATCGACCCTAAACGAATTAAGGTGCTTTACGAATACAGTGCTCAACCCAATGGGGCACCCATGACGGCTCCGCAGCAGGGACACCAGGAAGTAGCCCAGCTGAGCGGGGGTTCGCTGGGCAAAACGCTCGTGGCGGGCAGCGACTGTAAAGCCTGCCACACGATTGATAAACCCTCTGTTGGCCCTACATTCCTGGCCGTTGCCGACCGATACAAAGGACAGGCAGGCAGCGTGGAACGGCTGGCCCGGAAAATTATTGAAGGCGGGGGCGGCAACTGGAGCAAAGACCACCTGATGAGCGCTCACCCGCAAATTCCGGTACAGGATGCACAGGAAATGGTGAAGTACATCTTCTCGCTGACCGATGCCCGGAAGCAAAAAGCCGTGCCCCTACAGGGTACACTCGCCCTGAACGAACACAAGCCGGAAGACACCCGCGGGCAGTACACCCTGCTGGCCACTTATACCGACAAGGGTACGAAAAGCGTAGGGCCGCTTACCAGTTCAGAAGTGGTTACGCTGCGGAATGCCACCGTCAAAACCCTGAATGCCGATGCGTACGTTGGTTTCCCCCGCTTTGGCAGCCGCCTGTCGGCCGGAAGCAACAAGGCGTATGTATTGCTGAAAGACATTGACATGACGACTATCAAGTCGCTGACGTACGACTATTCATCGCTCAACAAAGACGGCGAAATTGAGGTCCGGCTCGACTCCTACGCAGGGCCGGTTGTGAGCCGCGCTTCTTACAAAGCCACCGGCGACTGGAAGACGACCAATCAGGTAACGGGCACGCTCAACAAACCCTTCACCGGTCGGCACGACGTATATGTGGTGGTAGTAAAGTGGAGCAAACCCAACAACGACATCATTCAACTGAACAGCATCCGGTTTAATCAGTAA
- a CDS encoding conserved hypothetical protein (KEGG: bja:bll2701 hypothetical protein): MPDLFSHAHESSAPSLHLSDVLQEEYNFIHDIIPAPPEIPLTDHDQDQPDSEDVHRFRVSEPVELFRKLEAEREHIEATAKTALPKQTHTETSYTRLAEWLAEKPLREDLVRDTLIAKAANPDLLTEEPWLLNAALRPYTRGLLKRYLQWKDGRHKDTTHFPTDELNQLLLEDAFAEHIVPREKSALDTIFGKMLGTYQSALCLSGGGIRSATFALGVMQGLAQHNLLGRFSYLSTVSGGGYVGGWLSAWRHHEGLDKVITKLKTTSSTPIASEADPIRHLRQFSNYLSPQLGLFSADTWTLVATYTRNLLLIWLVILPFLAALAAVPWVGVTLASAKLNPGDTIWFWIMGSLLAVAGALSVMAVYFVHSYIPTPETKKPSEKKLTDIPLKSDRDQTAFINKCLLPFSVAVLLLILVWIWFTKLDSTSTHWAGNIYRSLGLNQRTGLNIFSEGGYWIMGGTTLAHVIGWLLARPTPKKFYLQFLMFLVIAVVGAMAGFLLLLTAKLLRSSSIELYTCLAFPCFMLSILLVGYFFEGVVSRYLDDARREWTARYSAWLLIAALGWLVLSSVILFGPGLIDAIKLQVASIGLGSGILTALLGGSAQSAGRGEGAGSRQGKGNASGIIGLLSQFSLPIVATLTIFILMVMLSLLNQTLAGLLTDQLYDWFGDNTSGRILTVFTPLILLILFLVAGWLLALMIDTNRFSLHAMYRARLIRAYLGASRPQETRTPDPFTGFDEDDNIPMGQLKVDSYTTPTTNTPNEVGPETKPEATPKKPLFHIINLALNLVNGQNLAWQERKAEAFSISPLHAGAMNLAYRRTRVKINPTDYRSGQENPALSTPEYNCYGGKKGISLGTAITISGAAASPNMGYHSSTLVAFLMTLFNVRLGWWLGNPGPAGDKTFDKSTPDLAVKPIWDELQANTDDTNEYVYLSDGGHFENLGLYEMVLRRNRFIVVSDASCDESCTLEDLGNAIRKIRIDLGIPIEFQGNFPIQARSTNGVNAEGKYWALARIGYSAVDKPTAATDPDEVDGLLLYIKPAFYGNEPRDIFNYGSTKSAFPHESTSDQFFSESQFESYRALGRHAFETMHTSFKKEAGVELNELFTKNGLALHWKFMKTKS, translated from the coding sequence ATGCCCGACCTGTTCAGCCACGCCCATGAATCCAGCGCACCTTCACTTCACCTGAGTGATGTGCTTCAGGAAGAGTACAACTTCATCCACGACATTATCCCTGCTCCTCCCGAAATACCGTTGACCGATCATGATCAAGACCAGCCCGATTCGGAGGATGTTCACCGGTTCAGGGTCAGTGAACCGGTCGAATTGTTCAGGAAGCTGGAGGCCGAGCGAGAACACATTGAGGCTACTGCGAAAACAGCCTTACCGAAACAGACACATACTGAAACATCCTATACCCGTCTGGCCGAGTGGCTTGCCGAAAAACCCCTGCGTGAAGACCTCGTCAGAGATACCCTTATAGCCAAAGCCGCGAACCCCGATTTATTGACTGAAGAACCCTGGTTACTGAACGCAGCTTTACGGCCTTACACTCGGGGGTTGCTTAAGCGTTATCTACAATGGAAAGATGGACGACACAAGGACACCACCCATTTCCCAACCGACGAATTGAACCAGCTTTTGCTGGAAGATGCCTTCGCGGAGCACATCGTGCCCAGAGAAAAATCCGCATTAGACACGATTTTCGGTAAAATGCTCGGTACGTACCAGAGTGCCTTATGCCTGTCGGGCGGGGGTATCCGAAGCGCCACCTTTGCGCTGGGTGTCATGCAGGGCCTCGCTCAGCACAACCTGCTTGGGCGATTCTCCTACCTCTCTACCGTATCGGGCGGTGGGTATGTAGGCGGCTGGCTTAGTGCCTGGCGGCACCACGAAGGGCTGGACAAAGTCATTACCAAACTTAAGACTACCAGCAGTACGCCCATTGCCAGTGAAGCTGACCCGATCCGGCATCTGCGCCAATTCAGCAACTACCTGAGCCCGCAGTTGGGCCTATTCTCCGCCGACACCTGGACACTCGTTGCCACCTATACACGTAACCTGCTGTTAATCTGGCTGGTGATTCTGCCCTTTCTGGCGGCTCTCGCGGCCGTTCCCTGGGTAGGCGTTACCCTGGCCTCTGCCAAACTGAATCCTGGCGATACCATTTGGTTCTGGATTATGGGGAGTTTACTGGCGGTAGCGGGTGCGTTGTCCGTGATGGCTGTCTATTTTGTCCATTCGTACATACCGACACCCGAAACAAAAAAACCGTCCGAAAAAAAACTCACCGACATTCCCCTGAAATCAGACCGGGATCAAACCGCGTTCATTAACAAGTGCCTGCTGCCGTTCTCCGTCGCTGTTCTTTTGTTGATACTGGTGTGGATCTGGTTCACTAAACTGGACTCAACCAGTACACATTGGGCGGGCAATATATATAGATCGCTGGGACTCAACCAGCGAACCGGACTGAACATTTTCTCGGAGGGAGGCTACTGGATTATGGGCGGTACCACACTGGCCCACGTCATAGGCTGGCTACTGGCCCGGCCAACACCGAAGAAGTTTTACTTACAGTTCCTGATGTTTCTGGTGATCGCCGTTGTAGGAGCTATGGCAGGTTTTTTGTTATTGCTGACCGCCAAACTGTTGCGTTCATCATCCATAGAATTGTACACCTGTCTGGCTTTTCCCTGTTTTATGCTGTCCATTTTGCTGGTTGGTTATTTCTTTGAAGGCGTTGTCAGCCGATACCTCGACGATGCCCGACGCGAATGGACGGCCCGGTACAGCGCCTGGCTGCTGATTGCGGCCCTGGGCTGGCTCGTTTTATCGAGTGTCATCCTGTTTGGACCGGGGCTTATTGACGCCATAAAGCTGCAAGTCGCCAGCATTGGCCTTGGTTCGGGTATTTTAACGGCTCTGCTTGGAGGAAGTGCGCAGAGTGCCGGGCGGGGCGAGGGTGCCGGATCGCGTCAGGGAAAAGGCAACGCGTCGGGCATCATCGGGTTACTATCCCAATTCAGCCTGCCCATTGTCGCTACGCTGACCATCTTTATCCTGATGGTCATGCTTTCGCTGCTGAACCAAACGCTGGCCGGGCTGCTGACGGATCAGCTTTATGACTGGTTCGGCGACAATACATCTGGCCGTATCCTAACCGTTTTTACCCCTCTGATTCTGCTCATCCTCTTTCTGGTGGCAGGCTGGCTGCTGGCTCTGATGATCGATACCAATCGGTTTTCGCTCCATGCGATGTATAGAGCCCGGCTGATCAGGGCGTATCTGGGGGCCTCGCGTCCGCAGGAAACACGCACCCCCGACCCGTTCACTGGCTTTGATGAAGACGATAATATTCCCATGGGCCAATTGAAGGTGGATTCCTATACGACACCGACTACAAATACGCCGAACGAGGTTGGCCCCGAAACTAAACCAGAAGCAACGCCAAAGAAGCCCCTGTTTCATATTATAAATCTGGCTCTCAACCTGGTAAACGGGCAGAATCTGGCCTGGCAGGAGCGAAAAGCGGAAGCGTTTTCCATTTCACCCCTGCACGCCGGAGCCATGAATCTGGCGTATCGGCGAACCCGCGTCAAAATCAACCCTACTGATTACCGCTCCGGGCAAGAAAACCCGGCTTTGTCGACACCGGAGTATAACTGTTATGGCGGTAAAAAAGGTATCAGTTTAGGTACAGCCATAACCATATCGGGAGCGGCTGCCAGCCCGAATATGGGTTATCACTCATCTACTCTGGTTGCTTTTCTGATGACCTTATTCAACGTCCGGCTTGGCTGGTGGCTGGGAAACCCCGGTCCGGCGGGCGACAAGACGTTTGATAAGTCGACGCCCGACCTGGCCGTTAAACCCATCTGGGATGAACTTCAGGCCAATACCGACGATACTAACGAATATGTGTACCTGTCGGATGGCGGGCACTTCGAGAATCTGGGCCTTTATGAAATGGTGTTACGGCGCAACCGGTTTATTGTCGTGAGCGACGCCAGCTGCGACGAATCCTGTACGCTGGAAGACCTGGGCAATGCAATCCGTAAAATCCGTATTGACCTGGGTATACCCATCGAATTTCAGGGCAACTTCCCCATTCAGGCCCGGTCAACCAATGGGGTCAATGCAGAAGGAAAATACTGGGCACTGGCCCGCATTGGCTATTCCGCCGTTGATAAGCCGACTGCTGCAACAGACCCCGACGAGGTGGATGGTCTGCTGCTTTACATTAAACCTGCTTTCTACGGCAACGAACCCCGCGACATATTCAATTATGGCTCTACCAAAAGTGCTTTCCCCCACGAATCGACGTCGGATCAGTTCTTTTCAGAAAGTCAGTTTGAAAGCTACCGGGCGCTGGGCAGACATGCTTTCGAGACCATGCATACCAGCTTCAAAAAAGAAGCCGGTGTAGAATTAAATGAACTGTTTACGAAAAATGGACTTGCCCTCCACTGGAAGTTCATGAAGACCAAAAGCTAG